The Aminivibrio sp. genome includes a region encoding these proteins:
- a CDS encoding ABC transporter ATP-binding protein, translating into MAVTLELSNVSKIFRKDRERVRAVDNVSMTVAPGEMVTFLGPSGCGKTTTLRMVAGFEIPSGGTITIDGQDVTNVPVNRRDIGFVFQNYALFPHMSVFENVAYGLRVKGDREEEIRRKVREGLDLVGLTKAEKRFPNQLSGGEQQRVALARVLVLQPRVLLMDEPLSNLDAKLRIHMRTEIRRIQKHLNITCLYVTHDQGEALTMSDRIMVMNRGKVEQIGAPMEIYSDPSSLFVADFIGQANIIPGEVLSAENGMVSVALAGITVPVRAVKNAFLAPGDTAAVVVRPENLLPSEGEGMKGSVLTATFLGGRMEYEVSLESGQTVLSFDPFLPGKRMWAEGERLSLSFDPAVAVALQA; encoded by the coding sequence ATGGCCGTTACACTCGAACTCTCGAACGTGTCGAAAATATTCCGGAAGGACCGGGAACGTGTCCGGGCGGTGGACAACGTCTCCATGACGGTGGCGCCGGGAGAGATGGTCACCTTTCTCGGCCCGTCCGGGTGCGGAAAGACCACCACTCTGAGGATGGTGGCGGGGTTCGAAATACCCTCCGGGGGAACCATCACCATCGACGGCCAGGACGTGACCAACGTACCCGTGAACAGAAGGGATATCGGCTTTGTCTTCCAGAACTACGCCCTGTTTCCCCACATGAGCGTCTTCGAGAACGTGGCCTACGGTCTTCGGGTCAAGGGGGACAGGGAGGAGGAGATCCGCCGCAAGGTCAGGGAGGGTCTTGACCTCGTGGGCCTGACGAAGGCGGAAAAACGCTTCCCGAACCAGCTTTCGGGGGGAGAGCAGCAGCGGGTGGCCCTGGCACGGGTGCTTGTCCTCCAGCCGAGGGTCCTCCTCATGGACGAGCCGCTGTCCAACCTCGATGCCAAGCTGCGAATCCACATGCGCACCGAGATACGGAGGATCCAGAAACACCTGAACATCACCTGCCTCTATGTCACCCACGACCAGGGGGAGGCCCTCACCATGTCCGACAGGATCATGGTGATGAACAGGGGAAAAGTGGAGCAGATCGGGGCGCCCATGGAGATCTACAGCGACCCGAGCTCTCTCTTTGTGGCGGATTTCATCGGGCAGGCGAATATCATTCCCGGAGAGGTCCTTTCCGCGGAGAACGGGATGGTCTCCGTCGCCCTTGCCGGGATCACCGTCCCTGTTCGGGCCGTTAAAAACGCATTCCTTGCTCCCGGAGACACGGCGGCGGTGGTCGTCCGGCCCGAAAACCTCTTGCCCTCCGAGGGGGAGGGGATGAAGGGATCTGTCCTCACAGCCACCTTCCTCGGCGGGCGCATGGAGTACGAGGTTTCTCTGGAGAGCGGCCAGACGGTCCTTTCCTTCGATCCCTTTCTTCCCGGGAAAAGGATGTGGGCCGAAGGAGAACGCCTCAGCCTCTCTTTCGACCCCGCCGTGGCGGTGGCGCTGCAGGCCTGA
- a CDS encoding iron ABC transporter permease, with amino-acid sequence MNQTSALSAPEKVSPLKRDPALLPALAAIWISLAVFVLYPLLRLFLTTFMVDGQLSFANLGAVLDSWYDRQAFLNSLWLATAVSVSGTVLGYIYAFAVTRISLPSWLKWFLGAVTTLPLISPPFTSSIALTLSLGPNGILLKFFGIENFNFYGFWGTWMSETLTYFPVSFLTLAAVLSAIDPNLEDAGLSLGASPGRVFRTVTLPLSTPGIANSVLLLFASSLADFATPLVLGGHSFPVLPTQAYLQITGLYDLRGGAALSFLLLLPAMGVYFLQRFWVGKKSYVTISGKTGSRSGFKSKGKLAEGLVLGVCFAVTAFILYLYSLILWGALVKVWGVDNSMTWENFHYVFTHGRKAILDTLSIAAVATPLGGLMAVVVGYIAQRKRFFGTRAMEFFSMLNYALPGTVVGIAYVIAFNEKPILLTGTMTILVAAYMFRYHAAGIRAVIASLHQIDPSIEEASASLGAGAARTFFRVTVPLVVPAVLMGMRYLFIHCMTAISATIFLVSVRWSLLTTRILECMTELQFAQACAFSVVLILLVFGATAVLTGLTRFATRRISGEGGRG; translated from the coding sequence ATGAATCAAACATCTGCGCTCTCCGCTCCGGAGAAGGTTTCGCCGCTGAAACGGGACCCGGCCCTTCTCCCTGCCCTTGCCGCCATCTGGATTTCCCTGGCGGTCTTCGTCCTGTACCCCCTCCTTCGGCTTTTTCTGACCACCTTCATGGTGGATGGACAGCTTTCCTTCGCGAACCTCGGGGCGGTTCTCGACAGCTGGTACGACAGGCAGGCCTTTCTGAACAGCCTCTGGCTCGCCACGGCCGTCTCGGTGTCCGGAACCGTGCTCGGCTACATTTATGCCTTCGCCGTCACCAGGATTTCCCTCCCCTCCTGGCTGAAATGGTTTCTCGGCGCGGTCACCACGCTGCCCCTCATCTCACCCCCCTTCACCAGCAGCATCGCCCTGACCCTTTCCCTGGGGCCCAACGGTATCCTCCTGAAGTTCTTCGGCATAGAGAACTTCAACTTCTACGGGTTCTGGGGCACCTGGATGTCCGAGACGCTGACCTACTTCCCCGTCTCCTTTCTCACGCTGGCGGCGGTGCTCTCCGCCATAGACCCGAACCTCGAGGACGCCGGGCTCTCCCTGGGAGCTTCGCCGGGAAGGGTTTTCAGGACGGTGACCCTTCCCCTGTCCACTCCGGGGATCGCCAATTCGGTGCTCCTGCTCTTCGCCAGCTCCCTGGCGGATTTCGCCACCCCCCTGGTGCTGGGGGGGCACAGCTTTCCCGTGCTTCCCACCCAGGCGTACCTTCAGATCACGGGGCTCTATGACCTTCGGGGAGGAGCGGCCCTCTCCTTCCTGCTTCTTCTGCCCGCCATGGGGGTCTATTTCCTTCAGCGTTTCTGGGTCGGGAAGAAGAGCTACGTGACCATCAGCGGGAAGACGGGAAGCCGTTCGGGCTTCAAGAGCAAGGGGAAGCTCGCGGAGGGGCTCGTGCTCGGAGTATGCTTTGCCGTCACCGCCTTCATCCTCTATCTTTATTCACTGATCCTTTGGGGAGCCCTGGTGAAGGTCTGGGGCGTGGACAACTCCATGACCTGGGAGAATTTTCATTACGTGTTCACCCACGGGCGCAAGGCCATTCTGGACACCCTGTCCATCGCGGCGGTGGCCACTCCCCTCGGCGGTCTCATGGCCGTGGTGGTGGGCTATATCGCCCAGCGGAAGCGGTTTTTCGGCACCCGGGCCATGGAATTCTTTTCCATGCTGAACTATGCCCTTCCCGGAACGGTGGTGGGCATAGCCTACGTCATCGCCTTCAATGAAAAACCCATCCTGCTCACCGGCACCATGACCATTCTCGTGGCGGCGTACATGTTCCGCTACCACGCCGCGGGCATACGGGCCGTGATCGCATCCCTCCACCAGATCGATCCCTCCATCGAGGAGGCGTCGGCCAGTCTCGGCGCCGGGGCGGCCAGGACCTTCTTCCGGGTTACCGTCCCCCTGGTGGTACCGGCGGTGCTCATGGGGATGCGCTACCTGTTCATCCACTGCATGACCGCCATCAGCGCCACCATATTTCTGGTGTCCGTCCGGTGGAGCCTGCTCACCACCCGTATTCTCGAGTGCATGACGGAGCTGCAGTTCGCTCAGGCATGCGCCTTTTCGGTCGTTCTGATTCTGCTCGTCTTCGGCGCCACAGCCGTCCTGACGGGCCTGACCCGCTTCGCAACGAGGCGTATTTCCGGCGAAGGAGGCCGAGGCTGA
- a CDS encoding transposase, with protein sequence MTETAKKIHIELKGGESGITSFAGLWPAVELFRKSGLPEVIDSAVGARSSRGFRDSDHILSLILLHLAGGSASDHLPFLKEKLSFGKLGISVPSPSAVRKWLNEFHNCEEDGKRGMGKAFIPEENGYLKGLGTVLTRLFAFAVKSAPRKHITLDQDATFIETEESGANWNYKGEKSYQALNTYCPEYDLAAGTRYGDGNVPPGWKQKEELERILESLPEEVKGVSLRSAGAGYRTDLLAWCTEGKHERFGYIPVGISCPVGEEFKKAVRAVPEEDWKPLCRAERNGTTGTTGGETHSAHPVQEWAEIVYVPAGLGRKKHGRDYRFLAVRERWDGRFPPEKEREEEGKGDSSLPGEQLYFTEAIRHLEEEVPGVKKLHLLEPGGRIYKTFGIVTNIEDGADGENFGYGKGDLMDGEKIIRWQRKRSGKAEEIHHILKDELGGGHIPSKRFGANAAWWTIAVLALNLHNLMKRRLLPEEYGKSRPKSLRFLLYTMVGKIVTHGRRTVLKIWTGDRGGSLFVSVMKRLELLQSMPD encoded by the coding sequence ATGACGGAAACGGCGAAGAAAATCCACATCGAACTGAAGGGCGGGGAAAGCGGCATCACATCCTTCGCAGGACTCTGGCCGGCAGTGGAACTCTTTCGAAAATCGGGGCTTCCCGAAGTCATCGACAGCGCCGTAGGAGCCAGATCTTCGAGGGGTTTTCGTGACAGCGACCATATCCTTTCCCTTATCCTTCTCCATCTCGCCGGAGGAAGCGCGTCGGACCACCTCCCCTTCCTGAAGGAGAAACTGTCCTTCGGGAAGCTCGGCATATCCGTCCCCTCGCCGAGCGCGGTGAGGAAGTGGCTGAATGAATTCCACAACTGCGAGGAGGACGGGAAGCGGGGAATGGGGAAAGCCTTCATCCCCGAAGAGAACGGATACCTCAAGGGATTGGGGACAGTGCTCACCCGTCTCTTCGCCTTTGCGGTGAAAAGCGCGCCCCGGAAGCACATCACCCTCGACCAGGACGCCACGTTCATCGAGACGGAAGAGAGCGGGGCCAACTGGAACTACAAGGGAGAGAAAAGCTACCAGGCTCTGAACACCTACTGTCCCGAATACGACCTGGCAGCGGGAACGAGGTACGGCGACGGAAACGTTCCCCCCGGATGGAAGCAGAAAGAGGAACTGGAACGGATCCTTGAAAGCCTGCCTGAAGAAGTAAAGGGAGTCTCCCTCCGGAGCGCCGGCGCCGGATACCGGACGGACCTTCTCGCCTGGTGCACCGAAGGGAAGCATGAGCGGTTCGGATACATCCCCGTCGGGATCTCCTGCCCTGTGGGCGAGGAGTTCAAGAAGGCGGTGCGGGCCGTACCCGAAGAAGACTGGAAGCCCCTGTGCAGAGCGGAAAGAAACGGAACAACCGGAACAACCGGAGGAGAAACTCACTCCGCACACCCTGTCCAGGAATGGGCTGAAATCGTCTATGTACCCGCCGGCCTCGGAAGAAAGAAACACGGCCGGGACTACCGGTTTCTCGCCGTCCGGGAACGATGGGACGGTCGGTTTCCCCCCGAAAAGGAACGGGAGGAAGAAGGGAAAGGGGATTCATCTCTTCCCGGAGAGCAGCTCTACTTCACGGAAGCCATCCGGCATCTGGAAGAAGAGGTTCCCGGAGTCAAAAAGCTCCACCTCCTGGAGCCGGGAGGGAGAATCTACAAAACCTTCGGCATCGTCACCAACATCGAGGACGGAGCGGACGGAGAGAACTTCGGCTACGGAAAGGGAGACCTCATGGACGGGGAGAAAATCATCCGGTGGCAGAGGAAGCGGAGCGGCAAGGCGGAGGAGATCCACCACATCCTCAAGGACGAACTCGGGGGAGGGCACATCCCGTCCAAACGGTTCGGAGCGAATGCCGCATGGTGGACCATAGCCGTCCTTGCCCTGAACCTCCACAACCTGATGAAGCGCCGTCTTCTGCCGGAGGAATATGGGAAAAGCAGGCCGAAAAGCCTCCGGTTTCTCCTCTACACCATGGTGGGGAAAATAGTGACGCACGGGAGACGGACCGTGCTGAAGATCTGGACGGGAGACCGGGGAGGAAGTCTCTTCGTCTCCGTCATGAAGAGACTGGAGCTGCTGCAGTCCATGCCGGACTGA